One window from the genome of Streptomyces sp. WZ-12 encodes:
- a CDS encoding SDR family oxidoreductase, which yields MSRTVLVTGGNRGIGRAIAERLMKEGDRVAITFRKDDPEIPGAYAVRCDVTDSHQVDAAFDEVERELGPVEVLIANAGTTSDNLLLDMTDDQFRQVMDTNVFGAFAAARRARRTMPNDGSIIVISSAIAPFGAYGQANYAASKGALVSLTRSLMREFADRGIRANAVMPGPIHTDMFYELSEEQRAAVVSKVPLGRTGTPEEIAGAVAFLRSSDASFVNGTVLTVDGGALGGIAAP from the coding sequence ATGTCCCGAACCGTTCTGGTGACCGGGGGAAACCGAGGCATCGGCAGAGCCATAGCCGAACGCCTGATGAAGGAGGGCGACCGCGTCGCGATCACCTTCCGCAAGGACGACCCGGAGATACCCGGCGCCTACGCCGTGCGGTGCGATGTGACGGACAGTCACCAGGTCGACGCGGCCTTCGACGAGGTGGAGCGGGAGCTCGGCCCGGTCGAGGTCCTGATCGCCAACGCCGGTACGACCAGTGACAACCTGCTGCTGGACATGACCGACGATCAGTTCCGCCAGGTCATGGACACCAACGTCTTCGGCGCCTTCGCGGCGGCGCGCCGGGCCCGCCGGACCATGCCCAACGACGGTTCCATCATCGTGATCTCCTCGGCCATCGCCCCCTTCGGCGCCTACGGCCAGGCCAACTACGCGGCCTCCAAGGGCGCGCTGGTCTCCCTCACCAGGTCGCTGATGCGGGAGTTCGCCGACCGCGGCATCCGCGCCAACGCCGTGATGCCCGGCCCGATCCACACCGACATGTTCTACGAGCTGAGCGAGGAACAGCGCGCGGCCGTGGTCTCGAAGGTGCCGCTCGGTCGCACCGGAACCCCCGAGGAGATCGCCGGCGCGGTCGCCTTCCTCCGCTCGTCGGACGCCAGCTTCGTCAACGGCACGGTCCTCACGGTCGACGGCGGCGCCTTGGGGGGCATCGCGGCACCCTGA
- a CDS encoding helix-turn-helix transcriptional regulator translates to MSSAEMDRQEACRSLFSALRKSVDVSQLGARRHELRDGLWTDFLYAKKSLSQSDMAYLLGVSSGTYEGVERGLKAPSVELLLAFGRICGIRDAATLDRLWKVSLGRPFPRASDLVGLRLPDELRALALADGGGGGSPDAVPALQAAALRAVSALLGGDPAADANPHTGRLTARCLASAFSAVPLGAGAEELVRALSTVEAGLRAPCRDWVVWELRRLGHVESARRLVERGFRADDGA, encoded by the coding sequence ATGAGTTCGGCTGAAATGGACCGCCAGGAGGCGTGCCGGTCCCTCTTTTCGGCGCTGCGGAAGTCCGTTGACGTCTCGCAGCTCGGCGCTCGACGGCACGAGCTGAGGGACGGCCTCTGGACGGACTTCCTGTACGCCAAGAAGTCGCTGAGCCAGTCCGACATGGCGTATCTGCTCGGCGTTTCGAGCGGCACTTACGAAGGGGTCGAACGGGGCCTGAAGGCGCCGTCGGTGGAGTTGTTGCTCGCGTTCGGACGAATATGCGGCATTCGCGATGCCGCCACCCTGGACCGGTTGTGGAAGGTCAGCCTGGGGCGTCCCTTTCCGCGCGCCTCGGACCTGGTCGGCCTGCGCCTCCCGGACGAGCTGCGTGCCCTCGCTCTCGCCGACGGGGGAGGGGGCGGATCGCCCGACGCGGTACCCGCGTTGCAGGCCGCCGCGCTGCGCGCGGTCAGCGCCCTGCTGGGGGGCGACCCCGCCGCGGACGCCAATCCGCACACGGGCCGACTCACCGCGCGCTGTCTGGCGTCGGCCTTCTCCGCGGTGCCCTTGGGGGCCGGAGCCGAGGAGCTGGTGCGCGCGCTGAGCACGGTCGAGGCGGGGCTGCGGGCACCCTGCCGGGACTGGGTGGTCTGGGAGCTCCGGCGACTGGGCCACGTCGAGAGCGCTCGCCGGCTCGTGGAGCGGGGCTTCCGGGCAGATGACGGTGCGTAG